One Oryza glaberrima chromosome 10, OglaRS2, whole genome shotgun sequence DNA segment encodes these proteins:
- the LOC127786037 gene encoding LOW QUALITY PROTEIN: proline-rich protein LAS17-like (The sequence of the model RefSeq protein was modified relative to this genomic sequence to represent the inferred CDS: inserted 1 base in 1 codon), giving the protein MIMAAPLPDAVKEEDEGNMDSFQSGQTIIGQDDFMAIFRNDKPLCELLMKIGQRTSGSSGAKPAAPPPAQQQQQQPPPPAQHGACVKRPAIGPPPGFAGVRQPPQKQQQLPPPPRRRAQQQPASAAAHHRNPNRHHLSGVAAPPAAAANALSIMRKAAAAGGGGAAVYCGVCNVKCMTRFNLREHEAGRKHRDKVASNAGEKNVRCQLCDVLLASELNVAXHYAGKQHLHRLRLSRGRRGGGGGGNGATGAGAA; this is encoded by the exons ATGATCATGGCGGCGCCATTGCCGGATGCTGTGaaagaggaagacgaaggcaACATGGACAGCTTCCAGTCAGGCCAGACGATCATCGGGCAAGACGACTTCATGGCCATCTTCAGGAACGACAAGCCCCTCTGCGAGCTTCTGATGAAGATCGGCCAGCGAACTTCCGGCAGCAGCGGTGCCAAGccggctgctcctcctccg gcgcagcagcagcagcagcagccacctcCACCGGCGCAGCATGGCGCATGCGTGAAGAGGCCGGCGATCGGGCCGCCTCCGGGGTTCGCCGGCGTCCGCCAGCCAccgcagaagcagcagcagctgccaccaccaccacggcggagggcgcagcagcagccggcgagcgccgccgcccatcaCCGCAACCCGAACCGCCACCACCTGtccggcgtcgccgcgccgcccgcggcggcggcaaacgCCCTGTCGATCatgaggaaggcggcggccgccggcggtggcggcgccgccgtgtacTGCGGCGTGTGCAACGTGAAGTGCATGACGCGGTTCAACCTGAGGGAGCACGAGGCCGGGAGGAAGCACCGGGACAAGGTGGCCAGCAACGCCGGCGAGAAGAACGTCCGGTGCCAGCTCTGCGACGTGCTGCTTGCCAGCGAGCTCAACGTCG AGCACTACGCCGGCAAGCAGCACCTCCACCGGCTCCGCCtcagccgcggccgccgcggcggcggcggcggcggcaatggcgccaCGGGCGCCGGAGCAGCCTAA
- the LOC127786409 gene encoding cytochrome P450 86B1-like translates to MSATMDAVMPGAAGAHNATAAAAAGRRGGGIVAGMMAFPEVQTVELLVAVSIFVAIHSLRQRRSQGLPSWPLVGMLPSLLLGLRGDMYEWLTGVLASRGGTFTFHGPWLTNLHCVVTSDPRNLEHMLKTKFGSFPKGPYFRDTVRDLLGDGIFGADDEVWRRQRKAASLEFHSAEFRALTASSLVELVHRRLLRVLGDAEEVGDAVDLQDVLLRLTFDNVCMIAFGVDPGCLRPGLPEIPFAKAFEDATEATIVRFVTPTAVWRAMRALGVGHERVLQRSLAGVDRFAYDVIRQRKEEVAGGGGGGGGGRSDLLTIFTKMRDADTGAAAYSDKFLRDICVNFILAGRDTSSVALAWFFWLLNKNPAVEAKILEEIDDIVAARRSSSPAPAAAANGADEDDLVFHPEEVKKMEYLHAALSEALRLYPSVPVDHKEVVEDEVFPDGTVLKKGTKVIYAMYTMGRMESIWGEDCREYKPERWLRDGRFMGESAYKFTAFNGGPRLCLGKDFAYYQMKFAAASILRRYHVRVVDGHPVAPKMALTMYMKHGLKVKLTKRDKSKL, encoded by the exons ATGAGCGCCACCATGGACGCGGTCAtgccgggcgccgccggcgcgcacaacgcgacggcggcggcggcggcggggcggcgcggcggcggcatcgtcgcCGGGATGATGGCGTTCCCGGAGGTGCAGACGGTGGAGCTGCTGGTGGCGGTGTCGATCTTCGTGGCGATCCACtcgctgcggcagcggcggtcgcAGGGGCTCCCGTCGTGGCCGCTCGTCGGCATGCTGCCGTCGCTGCTCCTCGGCCTCCGCGGCGACATGTACGAGTGGCTCACCGGCGTCCTCGCGTCGCGCGGCGGCACGTTCACGTTCCATGGGCCATGGCTCACCAACCTCCACTGCGTCGTCACCTCCGACCCGAGGAACCTGGAGCACATGCTCAAGACCAAGTTCGGGAGCTTCCCCAAGGGCCCCTACTTCCGCGACACAGTGCGcgacctcctcggcgacggcatcttcggcgccgacgacgaggtgtggcggcggcagcggaaggCGGCGAGCCTCGAGTTCCACTCGGCCGAGTTCCGGGCGCTCACGGCGAGCTCGCTGGTGGAGCTCGTGCACCGGCGGCTGCTCCGGGTGCtcggcgacgcggaggaggtcggcgacgcCGTCGACCTCCAGGACGTGCTCCTCCGCCTCACGTTCGACAACGTGTGCATGATCGCGTTCGGCGTCGACCCGGGCTGCCTCCGCCCGGGGCTCCCGGAGATCCCGTTCGCCAAGGCGTTCGAGGACGCCACCGAGGCGACCATCGTGCGGTTCGTCACGCCGACCGCCGTGTGGCGCGCCATGCGCGCGCTCGGCGTCGGGCACGAGCGCGTGCTCCagcgctcgctcgccggcgtcgacagGTTCGCCTACGACGTCATCCGCCAGCGcaaggaggaggtcgccggcggcggcggcggcggcggcggggggcggtcCGACCTCCTCACCATCTTCACCAAGATGCGCGACGccgacaccggcgccgccgcctactCCGACAAGTTCCTCCGCGACATCTGCGTCAACTtcatcctcgccggccgcgACACCTCGTCGGTGGCGCTCGCCTGGTTCTTCTGGCTGCTCAACAAGAACCCCGCCGTCGAGGCCAAGATCCTCGAGGAGATCGACGACATCGTCGCGGcgcggaggagctcgtcgccggcgccggcggcggccgcgaacggcgccgacgaggacgaccTCGTGTTCCACCCGGAGGAGGTGAAGAAAATGGAGTACCTCCACGCCGCGCTTTCCGAGGCGCTCCGCCTCTACCCGTCCGTACCCGTAGACCACAAAGAG GTTGTGGAGGACGAGGTGTTCCCGGACGGGACGGTGCTGAAGAAGGGGACAAAGGTGATCTATGCCATGTACACCATGGGCAGGATGGAGAGCATCTGGGGGGAGGACTGCAGGGAGTACAAGCCGGAGAGGTGGCTCAGAGACGGCCGCTTCATGGGCGAATCGGCCTACAAGTTCACCGCCTTCAACGGCGGCCCTCGTCTGTGCCTCGGCAAGGACTTCGCCTACTACCAGATGAAGTTTGCCGCGGCCTCCATCCTCCGCCGTTACCACGTCCGCGTCGTCGACGGCCACCCAGTGGCGCCCAAGATGGCGCTCACCATGTACATGAAGCATGGGCTCAAGGTGAAGCTGACCAAGAGGGACAAGAGCAAGCTTTGA
- the LOC127785924 gene encoding probable sugar phosphate/phosphate translocator At4g32390, translating into MDVVSSLSSSPAPAPSVLKSLLLSYAYVSVWITFSFSVIMYNKYILDPTMYNWPFPISITMVHMVFCASLTVVLIRVLRVVAEPTSPPMTPSLYAASVVPIGVLYALSLWFSNSAYIYLSVSFIQMLKALMPVAVYCLAVAFRTDSFHHASMLNMLGISAGIAVAAYGEARFDAFGVMLQLVAVTAEATRLVLIQILLTGATPPPAPAPAQADRNVEMGLLDGESSASRPAMKPRQVLDCEIAPPSNRATEFGSTGLRVGIDWDAGAIWAF; encoded by the coding sequence ATGGACGTTGTGTCGTCGttgtcttcttctccggcgccggcgccgtcggtgCTCAAGTCGCTGCTTCTGTCCTACGCGTACGTGAGCGTGTGGATCACATTCAGCTTCTCGGTGATCATGTACAACAAGTACATCCTCGATCCCACGATGTACAACTGGCCATTCCCCATATCGATCACCATGGTCCACATGGTGTTTTGCGCCTCCCTCACTGTGGTGCTCATCCGCGTCCTCCGCGTTGTCGCCgagccgacgtcgccgcccatGACGCCCAGCCTCTACGCCGCCTCCGTCGTGCCCATCGGCGTGCTCTACGCGCTGTCGCTCTGGTTCTCCAACTCCGCATACATCTACCTCTCCGTCTCCTTCATCCAGATGCTCAAGGCGCTCATGCCCGTCGCCGTCTACTGCCTCGCCGTCGCGTTCCGCACCGACTCCTTCCACCACGCCTCCATGCTCAACATGCTCGGCATCTCCGCgggcatcgccgtcgccgcctacgGCGAGGCGCGGTTCGACGCGTTCGGCGTCATGCTGCAGCTCGTCGCTGTCACCGCCGAAGCCACGCGGCTCGTGCTCATCCAGATACTGCTCACCGGCGCGacgcccccgccggcgccggcgccggcgcaggccGACCGCAACGTGGAGATGGGCCTCCTCGACGGCGAGAGCAGCGCGTCGCGGCCGGCGATGAAGCCGCGCCAGGTTCTTGATTGCGAAATCGCTCCTCCATCCAACCGTGCGACCGAGTTTGGTTCCACCGGACTGCGCGTCGGCATAGATTGGGACGCGGGGGCAATCTGGGCATTTTGA
- the LOC127785644 gene encoding uncharacterized protein LOC127785644 codes for MKEEPGGGGGGRRRRWFAVLLCFGGDGNDKDEAAGRPPRRRKRTVPVDGAGDDDGAVSSAGSAEREMRRGEEGGERRPRRRRGGCGFMLPLSSCVPGLLKRNVRRNSNSNNDVHGGQRQQHEPTAPPLPRPAELPPPPPPPRRRHDVVAPATTRGAGAGAIADAETAESKGDVVVVASSRERASSCGHGEFGPAMGVCVVAAVSMAGLLGGRLWAVVCVCAWLAAVYGLQLNRRRAKPPPPAADGGGEEVVGDVNSKDYKKLVVLKGLLQRDRR; via the exons atgAAGGAAgagccaggcggcggcggcggcggccgacggcgacgctggTTCGCCGTACTGCTGTGCTTCGGAGGAGACGGCAACGACAAGGAtgaggcggcggggaggccgccgcggaggaggaagcgCACCGTGCCGGTGGacggcgccggagacgacgacggggcggtTTCCTCGGCGGGATCGGCTGAGCGGGAGATgaggcgcggcgaggagggcggcgaacggcggcctcgccgccggcgaggcggctgCGGCTTCATGCTGCCGCTGTCGTCGTGCGTGCCTGGACTACTCAAG CGTAATGTCAGGAgaaacagcaacagcaacaacgACGTCCATGGCGGGCAGAGGCAGCAGCACGAGCCCACCGCACCGCCACTGCCGCGACCggccgagctgccgccgccaccgccaccgcctcgacgACGCCACGACGTCGTCGCTCCGGCCACgacgcgcggcgccggcgccggcgccatcgccgacgCCGAGACGGCCGAATCAAaaggcgacgtcgtcgtcgtggcgagctcgcgcgagcgcgcgagcaGCTGCGGCCACGGCGAGTTCGGGCCGGCGATGGGGGTgtgcgtggtggcggcggtgtcgaTGGCGGGGCTGCTCGGCGGCCGGCTCTGGGCCGTCGTCTGCGTGTGCGCGTGGCTCGCCGCGGTGTACGGGCTCCAGCTCAATCGGCGCCgggcgaagccgccgccgccggcggctgacggcggcggcgaggaggtcgtcggcgacgtgaACTCGAAGGATTACAAGAAGCTGGTTGTGCTCAAGGGGCTTCTCCAGCGTGATCGCAGATAG
- the LOC127786410 gene encoding uncharacterized protein LOC127786410 — MAAAAVRAAEELAEREMAGRDASHDAAHALRVRDLALSLAAELGLSSSPDRLLIVEIAALLHDIGDYKYTKDNAEDMSIVERFLEEVELEQGQREEIVAIIKGMGFKNEVSKKSVVEPTLEFAIVQDADRLDAIGAIGIARCFTYGGSKKNTLHDPKILPRDNLSKEKYMSKDEKQTSINHFHEKLFKLKDMMKTEAGKKRAEKRHKFMEDFVAEFYEEWSGRA; from the exons atggcggcggcggcggtgcgggcggcggaggagcttgCGGAGAGGGAGATGGCGGGGCGCGACGCCTCCCACGACGCCGCCCACGCCCTCCGCGTCCGCGACCTCgcgctctccctcgccgccgagctcggcctctcctcctcccccgaccGCCTCCTCATC GTGGAGATAGCCGCGCTCCTGCATGACATCG GTGATTACAAGTACACCAA GGACAATGCTGAGGATATGAGCATCGTGGAGAGGTTTCTTGAAGAGGTGGAACTGGAGCAGGGCCAGAGGGAGGAAATTGTGGCGATCATTAAGGGGATGG GATTCAAAAATGAAGTTTCAAAGAAGTCTGTTGTTGAGCCTACTCTTGAGTTTGCAATTGTACAAGATGCAGATCGTCTTGATGCAATTGGTGCAATTG GTATTGCAAGATGTTTTACGTATGGTGGGAGCAAGAAAAACACATTGCATGATCCTAAGATACTGCCGCGTGATAATTTGTCAAAGGAGAAATACATGTCCAAGGATGAAAAACAGACATCAATTAATCATTTCCATGAGAAGCTATTTAAGTTGAAGGACATGATGAAGACAGAG GCCGGGAAAAAGAGAGCAGAGAAAAGGCACAAGTTCATGGAGGACTTTGTGGCTGAATTCTATGAAGAGTGGAGTGGCAGAGCTTGA